A stretch of DNA from Zonotrichia albicollis isolate bZonAlb1 chromosome 17, bZonAlb1.hap1, whole genome shotgun sequence:
AACACTGACCAAGTCCTTGTAGTGCTGTTCAGAGAGAGGCATCCTCTCAGAAACCAGGAAAAAGAGATCCAGACTCACCAAGTTTTGCTCACAGAGGCCGTGGAATTGCTGGAACTTCTGTGACATTAGTAACTGTGCACTGCCCACTGCACTCAGGACTTTTCCTAAGACTGTGAGggacaaaaaaaagggaaataaataaaaagaccCGAATTGATCAGATATCAGAGTTACAATGAGCTCCAGCATTTCTGAAGCAAACACTGGAGTCATCAGAAAAGGAATTTCAGAGATCCTCAAGGCACCAACTGCTCCCACAAGATGTTTTGCGACTAAATTTGTCTGCCATTGCTCCTTCTGGCAGGCCAAACACAGACCTGGCTGAGGACATTACAATATCCAAGCTGGCAGGAAGCTCTTCAAactgccctcagcccctcagagAGCCACCAGCACCACCTCAGCCAAGTCTGCTGGCACCTGCTTAGAgaccccaggctgctgctctcccagccctgcccaggggaaAGGTGACAAAGGTGACACAGGCACCACTCTCCAGCCTCCCTGTACCAGCAGGGATTAACACACAGGCCAGGGCTTTTAACACCCAGGACTTCATGCTGCTCTTAATGGGTTTTCCAAGCAGCCTCTGGGCATGGACATGTTCCTCTGCTCATCAGAGGAAACACATGTGGGCTTTTCCCTCCCAGAGGCAGGTTCAGAGCCCCACGTGCCTGCAAAGCTGCATCACCAACAGGGACcactgagccctgccctgctgctgcccctgagcctgcccagcagctcctggctgggtgAGCACACCCTGGGCTCTCCAACCCACCAAGGCTGTGGTGACACCACCAGGCAGCCTGCCCCCGGCACACAGAACAGTGccatgcagctgctcctggcacacacAACAGTGCCAtgcagctgcccctggcacacagaacagTGCCATGCAGCTGtccctggcacacagaacagTGCCAtgcagctgcccccagcacacagaacaGTGCCAtgcagctgcccctggcacacagaacagTGCCAtgcagctgcccctggcacacagaacagtgccatgcagctgctcctggcacacacAACAGTGCCATGCAGGTCTCACTGCCTTTCCTTGCCACAGGTCAAGCCAGACCAGCCCCAAGGCAGGGAGATTCCCTGTCAGGCAGCACCTCAGGGAATCAGATTAGGGATTAGCTCAGCAGTGACAGTGAGCTAAAACTGAGCCTCACCTTTGTTTCACCTTTCTCAGGTTTTAAAAACATCAAAACCAGGCTCCACACAAAGATCCTGCCTTTTGCAGCCTTGACACCCACTCCTGTCACTCTGCATGCACCAGAGGCATGATTCCCACTGCAAAAAGCCCAGGGGTTTTGCCAAGGCATTTGAAAATAGAGGAACAAGCCTAGCTGGGACTGAACCCCATAAAATCAACTGGCCTCTTGCTCCCTGTTCCATGCTTTTGGTGTACCCAGCACAAATTCAGTGAGGCTTTCCCATGTGAGGAAACCTCTTCTTTGCTTTAAAGACCAGTTCATCAAGTGAACTGAGCAAACAGGCTCCAAAGTTGTGTTCCTTCTGCCCCACTGCCAGCTAAGGTCTCCCCTGCCTGTTTGACAGTAATGGGTGAGGCAAGAAGAGGCCACAGCCTCCTTGAAAGCTTTTTTCATTTGACCTTTTTTAAGATTAAATCCATGTAAGCTTTTAGCAGTTTTGAGTGGTCAGAAGCCACACCATGCCCTGTACATCTTTCATGCTGCATCACAGCATTACGTTGTGCTCCATTTGCTACAGGAAGCTACATTACCCTATCCAAGGAAAAAGCACTCCTCATCTCATCCTCATCTCCAtgctctggctctggggctgtcaGCAAtttcacagaatggtttgggaggGAAGGGACCTTGaggctcatctcattccatgggcagggacacctttcactagaccaggctgctccaagccctgtccaacctggcctcggacactccagggatggggcagccacaattTAACCAACCCAATACTCAGCTCCAACTCCTTCTtgagggaggagctgctggagggtgCCCCCACCCACCTTCCTCAGAGAGATTGTTCTCTTTGGTCTCCTGGTCCATCTGGCGGCACCAGCCCTCCAGGCGCTCGgtctctgcctgcagcagcttcaggaACCAGAAGCCGTCCCGCCGGCAGGGCCCCGCCTGCGCCGGCTCCGACGGCGACGTGGAGGAGCTCTCGAGCCAGGGgtcaggaggagggagagaggaaggcTCCAGGGCCGGGTCGTTGTTTTCTCCATAGGAGAGGTTTCTCTTAATCTGTGAGGGCTTGGCTGGTTGCCTGGTGGAGGCATCAACACCAACGGAGTTGTTGTGCTGGGGGCACTCAGCGAGGCTTCTCTCAGATGATTTACAGCTGGAGTTATTGGGCTCCTGTGTGTCAGAGTCTGTGTCCTGTTTGGAGGACATGCTGCGGGAgtggctgttcctgcagggatcAAAAGCCATCTTCAatagcagggctcagcctggctggcCTTCCACACTGACACCAAaatccatgggcacagcagagccccctgcccctcctcacacacagacacaccacacacacacacacaattacAAGGTTGCCTGCTTACTGCAGCCGGCCCTTCAGACGAGAGGCTGACGCATGACTATAATTACAGCTtggaattttttaatttttgatttAATTTCAAGCTCCCATTGATTTGGCTGTTAGAGAACAAATGCTTTTTGCAGCGGGTGTGCACTGTGGAGGAAGAGCTCTCTGTGGGCCCCATTCAACATCACTCACTGGCACAAAGCAGGGCAGAAGGTCTAAGCACAAGTGGGGGAGGCACaattcaaaagaaaaggaaactgCACAAGTTGTGTCTCACTTACCGCCACTCGTCCTCTACCTGTACCCCGATGGACTGGAATTTGGTGGCTGGTGGAGGAGGCTCCTCTTTTGCCACTGGCTGAAGGCAGTCAACCTTATTGAACAaaaaaacacagacaaaaacaGACAGAAGAACTTGTGGCTGCAATCCACGTTAGTAGAGCAGGagtgtgcacacacagagcaggctgacACCACACGGGAGGGCTGGCTAAGGACGGGCACGaggctcctgcccagctctgctcccacctcGGGAGCAGACACAGGGCTGtgtcctgccaggctgctgtgccaggagccccgGGCTCTGCATGGCTggggccctgtccctgtgccactccACAGTCAGGGACCATGGCATCcaagggagcacagcaaggtGATTGAGACTGACAGAAAAGCCTCTCTCCCAGGGATTGACACCCTCCATGGCTCTGGATAAGAGGGTTAGAAGGTTTTAGGAAAGAAATCCAGGTGACTTAAGAACCagctcagaaaaggaaaagcagtaGAAGGCAGTCAGCCTCTCCAGTGGGTTTCCCTCCCCTCACTGCCCTTCAGGTGCTCTGTCCCACCAGTCTTGCTGAGAGCCCTTCCCTGTCACCTGTACTGAGCTGGCCTTGCTGCAAAGCTGATGGAGAACTCGTTCAGCACACACAGAACAGCTCAAAGCTCAGACCCTGCACTTGGAGCTGCCCAAGTTCCCCTCTGCTGGTAACCAGCACCTGGGACAGAACCAGAGCTCACAGCCACCTGTGACTGAGAAACCTGTCCCAGGGGAAGGCACAGGCCCAGAGGATGCATTCTGCTGACTAAAGCAATAATTTACTCTACTCACTGGGCTGTCATTTCACTGCTTTATCCACAGCTCTCTTCCATCTATTCCCACAGTTAAATGCTTCCAGCAAGGGAAACATCAACCTGCTGGGAACATGGGGTAGCAAGGAATTGCACACTCatgcctgcagccctgggccattgggcactgcagcagcctTTCCCACATGGACATCAAGCAGAAGGGCCCACCTCTCAGGGGAGAACTGTCCCTACAACCACGATGGACAACAAGCAGACTGATTGGAAACAACACAGAGTACAGGGCACAGGCAGACCAGCAGCAGAAGGCCTCTTCAGAGGGACTCATCCAGTTAACACAGCCCCTCTACTCTAGAAAACTTTCAAATTTGTACTAAAAGAGCTTGCTCCTTTCTGGGCTGTTAAGGGAAAGTGCTGCTGTCTCTCACCCTGGGAAcacaggcaaggcagggagTGTCCCTTGCTATTCTAAGTGAGCTCAGATGCACAGCCGCTCACAGCAAAGGCACATGCTAAATGGATGGGGCAAGGACATTCCTTGGGACAAAGGAGAACAAACTATTCCATACTTGTATTCCTATAGATGATAGCTTTCTTTTGGGGATATTCTCCACTTTAGGCTCTTCGTTAGTCAGAGTCCCTTTGTCACTTTTCAAAGTTGCATTTTTCTGAGGTAACTCTGGAGTGTCTCTGGCTGCAGTCACGACGCTGCCCCTGGTGACGCTGGGTGTCCTGGTGCTGTCCAAGCTGTCTGAGGAATTGCTGAGCCCCGACTGGCTGGTGACCTCACTCTTGTGGTCCTGGCTGTCCAGGTAGGTGTCCTGGGCTgactcagtgctgctctgcacagtGACAGAGATGAAGGGCTTGGACGTGGTCCGAGGTGGGACGGGAGGTGGAGTCTTTTTATATGCCACTAGGCATGATgaacctgcagggatggagggggacaACGGAGAACGCAGGAGACAGGTTGGAGGGAAAGAGATACagtggaagagagagaaaaagcaggTCAGTCACGACATCCAAGAGGAGCCTccgagcagcagctggaggcagaGGTGCAGAACCagcccacaggcagcagctcacgCTGGGGACCCACACCAAAGCataggggaagccaaggcagagCCAGAGCTAGCTTGCAAAAGAAGTCAAAAGGAATACCATGATGTGTGGAAATCTGGAAATGGAGAAGAGGGATAGAAAAGCCTCCCAAGAATGCTACAGGGCTTGGCAGGTGTAAGCCTCCACAGTGGGGAAATATTCTTTGGCTAAACCCTATGTTTTAGTGTCCTAGTACAGCCAAGTGTCTCAGCTCTTTGTCCCATCAGTTGACGAGTTTCAATGTCTGGATCAGGGTGATGGTTTTTCctataaaaatgaaagaagcCATAAAATTTGTTAGATGTTGATGGCAGGAACACACATTTGAAGCCCCTGACAAGCCCAAATGCTCCATGCCAGAAGAAAAGGCATTATCTGGATGCAACAGCCCAAGAGTGGTGAGGCTGCTACTCCATGGCCCCAGATCCaagtggcagcagggctggggacgtGTGCCCAGCAGATACAGAACACACAGATCCCACCTGTAGGGATAGATACATGGCTGGCTGCACAAACCTGGACAGCCACAGTCCCAGCCTGCTCCTGTCTCTGGCTAGCCAGGATGGAAGCCCACCAGTGGAAATACATGTAAAATGCAAGTAAAATCCATGTGGATGCTGCAGCAGCCATGTTTAGGCTCTCAGTCTGCCCAGGATATACAGGCCCCAGAGGCCACAGTCCCACTGCAGGTGCTGTGCATGCAGGACAGGCTGcagtgggcagggcagggcatggCCCAACACACACCTGACCCCCTTTCCCTTCCTACCCCTGCACTCAGTCCTCCCCAAGTCACCAAACTCTCTTTCTTATCCTACGACTAGACTCTTATCCCTCCTGCCATTAAGTCCTGTGCAATCCCAAACTGCTTTTCCCCTGCATCCATAACACACCCCAGCCCTTGCCAGCAGCCTCCTTagtcccagagctctgcagtcATTCCCCACTCCACACCATTGCCAGCAGAGCCATGGCAGTTCTGAGCAACCCTGGGAGCCACGttccctgtgccccaggagcCTCACTGACACTCTGTGGACTCACACATCCCACTATTTACCATATTAAGAGCTAAAGCTCCACTTCAAAGGAGGACCTAAAAGGGAGGAATTACAGAGGAGGAGATCTGTGTTTCCAGCAGGGTTTCTGCTCCCAGAGATGCTGAGCAGCACCATAatggtgctgctggcagaggagaagTGAGaggcctgtgcagggctgcctgcatctgcacaggagCTCAGAGAGCACCCAatgcatcccagttccctcaAGCCACTCCACCAAGTCAGCACAGTGAGCAGTGTCCTGATGGCAAGAGCCATCACCCTCTGCCTCACACAGTGAGGGGAGAGCACAGTCCCCCTGCCTGATGTGGAGCatcacctccagcagcagctccctggcccaGTCTCAGGGCCTGGCTCACAGTGCCCATCTCAATGGAGCAGTGTAGGAGCAGCCTGAGCAGAGCCATGGCAGAGGCACCTCCGGATCAGCTGTGCCTACCCCCCAGAACAACTCAAAAGGTTTCTCTGTTACTGCACCAGGGCTCTAGCAGCCACTGCCAGAGCCACCCCACCTGGCAGAGCTGAAAGCCACATGTCCCTTCACTTCAATCCCTCCATGTGGCCCCTGTTCTTCTCCAGGGACAGTGCCCAGGGTGCCCTGCTacccacagcccctgtgccaccaTCCTGCTTGGCCAGCCCTTGGTGGCTCGGCTGGCATGGCCACcaagagcccagcccagctccccagtgggcactgccagggctggggacaggacacTGGTGGCTGTTTGCCACAGAACAGCCTGGCCAGGCAGAACaagggcagggcacagcagcacagagcttttGGGGCACATCAGTGGGGTCCAAGGCCAGGAAGCCAGACCCAAAGTCATTGTCCACCTACCAAGAGACAGCACAGACACtgtttgtgctgctctgctgaaggGGGAAACCACAGGAACCTTGGCATGTTCCTGGGATCCCTTTGTGCCACCTGGCTTGGCTGAAGGGCAGCACAGGCTCTGCTGGAAGGGAAAGGCCCAGGAGCaacaaaacacagccctgctcatGTATCTGTGCTCAAAGGGTTCACTGCCTGAGCTACTAAAGTAAGGCTAAGGCTCTAAGAAATATTGCAAATGACAAACACAAAAGGATCAGGAGCTTTGAACAACTGGGAATGCTTTAGTTAGTGCAATTGCAAATTAACCCCACTGAAGCCCTCTGCAAACATAAAACAGGACTTCTGAGTGCCCAGCAATCTCAGAGACCACACCTTAGAATGGGCTTCAAAACCCAAAGTCAGAGCAAGCCCCTCCAGAAGAGCCTGTCCTTGGCCCTCAGCACAACACTGAACCAAGGGTCAGTGCTTCCTGCACCTGGGGGAGAACACAAACCTTGAGGAAGACAAGAACATGGCAGTGCTTCCACAGGAGAAGCAGGCAGCATTCCCTCCTGGCTCTGAGGCCAATCCCAGCAGTCAGGAGCATTCCAGTTGCTGACTTGCCCCTCCAAAGGgctccagctcagcagccaTGATCTGCTCTGGATTTACTGAGGTCACAGCTTGTGCTGCAATGTAGAACTACAATTCCTGTGGGCACTGGAGCAGGACCATCAGCTCAGTTTGCTTGGGAACATCAGCCCTGCTCCAAAAAGGTGTGGAACAACAGGAGAACATGGAAGTCATGCTAAGCTTCCAGTTTTGCAGCACTAGGCTCTTCCTGCTCACAGGATCTTCTGAGGCTTATTTCAGCAAGCAGTTGGAATTCACAGCATGCTGTGGATGATTGATTTTGGGGAGGAGGATGTTTGTTTAGAATCTTTCTCCCGTAATTATTTTTAGAAAGCAGCATGCTTCCAAATGAGCACCCTGCAcctgccctcaggggcctgGGCAATGCCcacagatgcagccctgggcaggggagcTGCTTGCAGAGCCTTACATGGAGAGTCCTCTGCAGCCTCAAACCCCAGCTGGGCATGCTgggctcctctccctctccttccagagctGTTTGCTTCTTGCAGGACTAAAAGCAGAGTTACAAGAGGATGTGAACTCCAGCCCCAGTTCCCCCACCAGGCTGTACCTGCTCAGTACCTGGCAGCACCACCAGGATCACAGCCAAGGGATTTGGGCTCAGATTTAAGCACCACCATTGCCCTCAAGTGTGTCTGCCCTCAAGTGCCAGCCTGCTGACATTTCCAATCCTTCCAGGAACTTCAAAGACCTTCTCAAACCATCCTTATTTTTGTTAGATCACCTCAAAGGCCCCAGCCAGAGTCAGCTGAGGAGGTGAGCTCCCCTGCCCTCAACCATCAgggctggctgctgtccctgtcctgctccatgCATCCCCCTCTCCCCTCGGGAAGGGCTGCAGTAACGACCTCATTTCCTCACACAGAAAGCAGAACACTGAAATAATCTCTCCTACAAGGCAAGCTCATTtgccttttaaataaaacagcCATAGAATAATCTTGCAGCAAATGGCATCAGTGGCATTATTGCCTTGGAGatcccagctgcagggctttgggCTGGCCTTTGCCTCAGGGTGTCCTGGCTGGAAGGAGCTGCTTTGGGAGGCACTTTCCAACAGCAAAGGGAACTGGAACAGCTGCATTCCAAGTGACCTGACCTCTGATTTTCATCAGCTTCAGGAACACTTCAAGGTTGGAGCTGTAATGAACTGTAGGATGTTTTCTTTGTAGAGAGTCCAAGTGAAAATGAGCCCCAGTGACAATTCATACCCAAGACAATATGGACACATTGATTTTATGGGTCACAAGAATCACTTCAGACCTGATTGTTCTTCTGCACACTGAGGGTCAAGATACCTGCACCAGTTAGAGACACTGCTGAGAATCCTAACCACATTTTGTTAGTCAAGAGGAAAATCATCCAAGCCAGAAATCATAGAAGCCTGGGTTCAGGgtccttaaagctcatctttttcctatccctgccatggcagggacaccttccactatcccagggtgctccaagccttgtccagcctggccttgggcgctgccagggatggagcagccacagctgctctgggcaccctgtgccagggcctcaccaccctcacaaggatcacttttccctaatatctaatctaaatctcacCTCTttaaaacaattcctgcttGTTCTATCACTATCTGCCCATGTGAAAAATCACATGGTTCCCATGTATTTCTATGGGAAATGCCTGTGAAgtgccacctcctgctctgacagaatGAATGTCTTTAGAGAGCTGGAGGAGATTTAAAAGAAGTTTTACAGCGAACAAAACAACTCCCAGAAAACAAAGTCAAGTGACTGCATTTGTTCAGAGAGGCAGTTTATGGAAATGCTATAAATACCTCCTACCTCAGTGCTTTTCCTTTGTCAATCTCACTAGCAGTGATCTTTGAAAAACTACAAACCTCACCTGGATACTACACTGAGTAAGAGACACACGTGAGTGGGCTGTGGCAGCaaggacagggctctgggccctcactcccagctgcagggtgaccctggcacaggcagctcccagagcaTGTGCCACCACGTGCCACCTCCGTGGTGGTGCCAtggagccctgcagagggaccagcccagcagagccctgtaaCTCTCAGATGATCCCAAGGAGCACAAGGAACACTTCACCAGCTGCTTCTGCTTGTCACAGAGCCCACAcacaggccaggctgtgcttgTGAGTCAGAGGACAGAAAATGGACAGAGAATTCCCCAGGAGCTcctcccaggcagcagcaccagggaagaGCCCTCTCACCTGTTGGGACAGCCCTGCATAAACCCAGCCAAGACACCTCGAGTACTTCTGAAGAGGTCAGAGGAGAAATTCAACACTCAggtcccagccccagcatggctggaatGGCAGCTGGGACAAGGGCACCTCTGCAGGCTGGTCACCTCTCCCACCATGGAatcctcctgctcccaggacagagccaggccctgggctgtgccacgGGACACCCTGACCCCAGAGGGACTGCAGGGGCAGGAGAAGCCCAGAGGGccagggagcacagcagagggacagaggggcagcaggctggggTCACACCCTGCCCCTCCAAGGCACGAGTGTCACTCCAACCACTGCAGCTGTTCCCAGCAGCTACAGCAGATGAGCAGCCCTCACTCAGAACAACACCCCAGACACTTTTCCTGACCCATGGGAAGTGGCTATTTCCCCCTGAACAGCATCAATTCACtggtgggaaatgcacagagaGGGGAGATGCCATTGCTGAGTGCCCCTGCTCCCACAGGGGCTCCTCTGGGAGCAGCCTCCACCCAGCCCCTcactgcagctgccctggcacagctggcacccctcactgcagctgccctggtatcccacactgcagctccctggc
This window harbors:
- the DLGAP4 gene encoding disks large-associated protein 4 isoform X6 gives rise to the protein MALCLELLRQCSSCLVAYKKTPPPVPPRTTSKPFISVTVQSSTESAQDTYLDSQDHKSEVTSQSGLSNSSDSLDSTRTPSVTRGSVVTAARDTPELPQKNATLKSDKGTLTNEEPKVENIPKRKLSSIGIQVDCLQPVAKEEPPPPATKFQSIGVQVEDEWRNSHSRSMSSKQDTDSDTQEPNNSSCKSSERSLAECPQHNNSVGVDASTRQPAKPSQIKRNLSYGENNDPALEPSSLPPPDPWLESSSTSPSEPAQAGPCRRDGFWFLKLLQAETERLEGWCRQMDQETKENNLSEEVLGKVLSAVGSAQLLMSQKFQQFHGLCEQNLNPNANPRPTAQDLAGFWDLLQLSIEDISMKFDELYHLKANSWQLAETPERKEEKKPPPPVPKKPAKSKSQLGRDKGSDSDKQRQEARKRLMAAKRAASVRQNSATESADSIEIYVPEAQTRL